One genomic window of ANME-2 cluster archaeon includes the following:
- a CDS encoding class II fructose-bisphosphate aldolase produces MNDVDLGPKSGALLFNSLKDKNSIILAANPRIALVSKGIFQAAKDMDAALIVEIARSECDLKGGYTGLNPAEFSRRINETAREVGFDIWALHADHIGIKKGTPEDIEGTKELVNGQIDAGFTSFAIDASHLFNFQGGDLREELADNINATTEIGRHIEEKMAGRGYGLEVEVGEIGREDESGRVLTSPEEGVTFITALNENGIKPHVLAIANGSAHGNTYDAEGNLIEQVSIDIPRTMAVAKALRDHNLDVRIAQHGITGTPRDLIHNYFPHGDVVKGNVATFYQNLVWDLFKVYEPELYGDIWNWTLENYREQAKGKADNEVFGKFCKFAIKQFFDRIYGVGEDTKQAITALTYAETLVFLKAFNAGGTAQIVRDSM; encoded by the coding sequence ATGAATGATGTAGATCTTGGACCTAAATCCGGTGCTTTGTTGTTTAACAGCCTGAAAGATAAGAATAGTATTATACTGGCGGCCAATCCCAGAATTGCCCTGGTGAGCAAGGGTATATTCCAGGCTGCCAAAGATATGGATGCGGCGTTGATCGTTGAGATTGCCAGGTCTGAATGTGACCTGAAAGGTGGATACACGGGACTAAACCCGGCCGAGTTCTCGCGCAGGATCAACGAAACAGCCAGGGAGGTTGGATTTGACATATGGGCATTGCATGCTGACCATATCGGTATCAAGAAGGGCACGCCAGAGGATATTGAGGGTACCAAGGAACTGGTAAACGGCCAGATCGATGCGGGTTTTACCTCATTTGCTATTGATGCGTCCCACCTGTTCAATTTCCAGGGCGGCGACCTGAGGGAGGAGCTGGCCGATAATATCAATGCTACCACCGAGATTGGAAGGCATATCGAGGAGAAGATGGCAGGAAGGGGGTACGGCCTTGAGGTTGAGGTCGGTGAGATAGGCAGGGAGGACGAATCGGGCAGGGTACTGACAAGTCCTGAGGAGGGAGTCACTTTTATTACGGCGCTGAACGAGAACGGCATCAAGCCACATGTGCTGGCCATTGCTAACGGCAGTGCCCACGGCAATACTTATGATGCCGAGGGTAACCTTATCGAGCAGGTGTCTATCGATATCCCACGGACCATGGCTGTGGCAAAGGCTTTGAGGGACCATAACCTGGATGTGAGGATTGCCCAGCACGGTATCACTGGTACGCCCCGCGACCTGATTCACAATTATTTCCCGCACGGGGATGTTGTCAAGGGTAATGTGGCTACGTTCTACCAGAATCTGGTGTGGGACCTGTTCAAGGTGTATGAGCCTGAACTGTACGGTGATATCTGGAACTGGACGCTGGAGAATTACAGGGAGCAGGCCAAGGGTAAGGCTGACAATGAGGTATTCGGAAAGTTCTGCAAGTTTGCTATTAAGCAGTTCTTTGACAGGATCTATGGTGTGGGCGAGGATACGAAGCAGGCCATTACTGCGCTGACGTATGCCGAGACACTGGTGTTCTTAAAGGCGTTCAATGCCGGGGGCACGGCGCAGATTGTCAGGGATTCGATGTGA
- a CDS encoding NAD(P)/FAD-dependent oxidoreductase translates to MKDRYDVIVVGAGPAGSMTAKTAANAGLDVLLIEKRQQIGDPVRCAEGVNKKYLKEYIQPDPAWISAEVKGSKIYAPDGAMVEMSEEIAGAEVGYVLERKVFDRALARDAALAGAEVMVKTRATGLLMEDGFVKGIKAEHMDEKYNIRADIVVGADGVESKVGRWAGIDTTLKPKDICTCAQYLMTDIEIDTDFCEFYVGHKIAPLGYIWVFPKGNNMANVGIGITGNMSGEVRAKDLLDDFVQKRYPGGKVIEFIVGGVPVCGTIERTVADGLMLVGDAARQSDPVTGGGIFNSIWAGDIAGKVAVNAIKHSDVSALFLQEYETKWRAGLGRDLDMSLVVKERFMRLTDDELNTLGHSLEGIDLGSVTLIGLLWALFKANKKLLWDLRSIFKGIKEIEMEASVEVNS, encoded by the coding sequence ATGAAGGACCGTTATGATGTTATCGTAGTAGGTGCAGGACCTGCAGGTTCAATGACGGCAAAAACTGCAGCTAACGCGGGGCTGGATGTCCTGCTTATCGAGAAACGGCAGCAGATAGGTGACCCGGTGCGGTGTGCTGAGGGTGTGAATAAGAAATATCTTAAGGAATATATCCAGCCGGACCCTGCATGGATATCTGCCGAGGTCAAGGGTTCGAAGATATACGCACCGGACGGTGCCATGGTTGAGATGAGTGAAGAGATCGCTGGCGCTGAAGTTGGATATGTACTGGAGCGCAAAGTGTTTGACCGTGCGCTGGCCAGGGATGCTGCACTGGCCGGGGCTGAGGTGATGGTCAAGACAAGGGCAACCGGATTGTTGATGGAAGATGGTTTTGTTAAAGGCATTAAAGCAGAACACATGGATGAAAAATATAACATCCGGGCAGATATTGTGGTGGGTGCCGATGGAGTTGAGTCAAAGGTAGGCCGCTGGGCCGGTATTGATACAACCTTAAAGCCAAAGGATATTTGCACCTGTGCCCAGTATCTCATGACCGATATTGAGATTGATACTGATTTTTGTGAGTTCTACGTGGGGCACAAGATCGCTCCATTGGGGTATATCTGGGTATTTCCGAAAGGTAATAATATGGCTAATGTCGGGATAGGTATTACAGGTAATATGTCAGGCGAGGTCAGGGCAAAGGACCTACTGGATGATTTTGTGCAGAAGCGTTACCCTGGCGGTAAGGTGATAGAATTTATAGTTGGGGGGGTGCCTGTGTGCGGTACAATTGAGAGGACAGTGGCCGACGGGCTCATGCTTGTGGGGGATGCTGCACGCCAGTCAGACCCGGTAACCGGTGGCGGGATATTTAATTCCATATGGGCCGGGGATATTGCGGGCAAGGTGGCAGTCAATGCCATTAAGCATTCGGATGTATCTGCTCTGTTCCTGCAGGAGTATGAGACGAAATGGCGTGCCGGACTGGGGCGTGACCTGGACATGAGTTTGGTTGTCAAGGAGCGGTTTATGAGACTGACAGATGATGAGCTGAATACGCTGGGCCATTCCCTTGAGGGAATTGACCTGGGCAGCGTTACACTTATCGGGCTTTTGTGGGCTCTGTTCAAGGCTAATAAGAAACTATTATGGGACTTAAGGAGTATATTTAAGGGTATTAAGGAAATCGAAATGGAAGCGAGTGTGGAGGTAAATTCATGA
- a CDS encoding 4Fe-4S binding protein: MTVKVNRFKCGYCGACVSVCPPGALELIETWIEVDETCTDCGICAKICPVGALEVPK; encoded by the coding sequence TTGACAGTGAAAGTAAACAGGTTCAAATGTGGATATTGTGGTGCATGTGTGAGTGTCTGTCCCCCCGGTGCTCTTGAACTTATTGAAACATGGATCGAAGTGGATGAGACATGCACTGACTGTGGGATATGTGCTAAAATATGTCCGGTTGGGGCGCTGGAGGTCCCAAAATGA
- the lysA gene encoding diaminopimelate decarboxylase: MFTIKNHLEKRNGHLIIGGVDTIDLVKEFGTPLYVTNEQRIRDNYRRYHQAFPEVDLYYAAKANNNLTIMRILAQEGAGADVFSDGELYLALLAGIPREKILFNGNSKTDRELEMAVETGVRVSVDSLDELHTLSRIASSQKKTMDIALRVNPDVSPVTHPKISTGLKTSKFGIPHKEVVEAYKEAVELEGINPIGMHCHIGSQILDTSPFSETINRMMDLVEQVTRLGVELEFLDIGSGLGIPYKKGEVAPTPQDLSDIVLPIFRKRSQAIGVDVKLVIEPGRYLLGDTTILLTSVNTMKKAAKKFVGVDAGFNLLIRPVMYDSYHHVVVANKVAAPVSSIYTVVGPICETGDILAHDRELPAVEKGDIIAILDAGAYGFCMSSQYNGRPRCAEILVNEGKVDVIRKAENFDDLMAKQLVPARFL; the protein is encoded by the coding sequence ATGTTCACAATAAAAAACCATCTTGAAAAACGCAATGGTCACCTCATAATCGGAGGTGTGGATACCATTGATCTGGTTAAAGAATTCGGGACACCACTGTACGTAACGAACGAGCAGCGCATCAGGGACAATTACCGCAGGTACCATCAGGCATTTCCCGAAGTAGACCTCTATTATGCTGCCAAGGCCAATAATAATCTAACAATCATGCGTATCCTGGCACAAGAGGGTGCAGGTGCCGATGTATTCAGTGACGGTGAACTTTATCTTGCCCTGCTTGCAGGAATACCCAGGGAAAAGATACTTTTCAACGGCAACTCCAAGACCGACAGGGAACTGGAAATGGCGGTTGAGACCGGAGTAAGGGTATCAGTAGATTCACTGGATGAGCTGCATACACTAAGCCGGATAGCCTCTTCACAGAAAAAGACCATGGATATAGCCTTGAGGGTCAATCCTGATGTATCGCCTGTAACCCATCCCAAGATAAGTACAGGACTCAAGACCTCCAAGTTCGGGATACCACACAAGGAAGTTGTGGAAGCCTACAAGGAAGCAGTAGAACTTGAAGGGATAAACCCTATTGGTATGCACTGCCATATCGGCAGCCAGATACTTGACACATCCCCGTTCAGCGAAACCATCAACCGTATGATGGACCTGGTTGAACAGGTGACACGACTTGGTGTGGAACTGGAATTCCTGGATATCGGTTCGGGCCTGGGTATCCCTTACAAGAAAGGTGAGGTCGCACCGACACCACAGGACCTGTCTGATATAGTACTCCCCATATTCCGGAAGCGGTCCCAGGCAATTGGTGTGGATGTAAAGCTTGTGATCGAGCCGGGCAGGTATTTACTGGGAGATACTACCATCCTGCTTACCTCTGTGAATACGATGAAGAAGGCGGCAAAGAAGTTCGTGGGCGTAGATGCGGGGTTCAACCTGTTGATAAGACCGGTAATGTACGATAGCTATCACCATGTGGTAGTGGCCAATAAGGTGGCTGCCCCGGTCTCCAGTATATATACTGTGGTCGGGCCGATATGTGAGACTGGTGACATACTGGCACATGACAGGGAACTGCCCGCAGTGGAGAAGGGTGATATTATTGCCATACTTGATGCCGGAGCCTATGGTTTTTGTATGAGCAGCCAGTATAACGGGCGGCCCAGGTGTGCGGAAATACTGGTCAATGAAGGTAAAGTGGATGTTATCAGGAAGGCCGAGAACTTTGATGACCTGATGGCAAAACAACTTGTTCCGGCACGGTTCTTATGA
- a CDS encoding diaminopimelate epimerase produces MIQFTKLHGNGNDFIVIDEYNGLVVPDNSKPGFAEKYCDRRFGIGADGVIFLSVSASSDIKMKLFQPDRSEAEMCGNGIRCLVRYAMDSGYISPGTAMVETMAGILPVEVKGQGNKMRVKVNMGKPLFDGKDIPMRVKGEFIDEELENMQVSLVNTGVPHAVIFVDDLESIDIDKLARPIRYHFVFPKGTNVNFVNVTPDGILNVRTYERGIEGETLSCGTGSVAAAVIAHRLGRTGNEVTINTLGGILNITIENDLTFMEGPAVTVFNGTIP; encoded by the coding sequence ATGATACAATTCACCAAGCTCCATGGAAATGGCAACGATTTCATTGTCATCGACGAATACAACGGCTTAGTAGTACCGGATAATAGCAAACCCGGCTTTGCAGAAAAATACTGCGACAGGCGGTTCGGCATCGGCGCTGATGGTGTGATCTTCCTGTCAGTATCAGCTTCATCTGACATAAAAATGAAGCTATTCCAGCCCGACCGTTCAGAAGCAGAGATGTGCGGCAACGGTATCAGGTGTCTGGTGAGATATGCCATGGATTCAGGATATATCTCCCCTGGCACTGCAATGGTAGAGACTATGGCAGGGATACTCCCTGTTGAAGTGAAAGGCCAGGGTAATAAGATGCGAGTGAAGGTGAACATGGGAAAGCCCCTGTTCGACGGTAAGGACATACCCATGAGAGTCAAAGGTGAGTTCATTGACGAAGAACTTGAAAATATGCAGGTATCCCTCGTCAATACAGGCGTCCCCCATGCCGTGATATTTGTGGATGATCTGGAAAGTATCGATATAGACAAACTGGCCCGGCCTATTAGGTACCACTTTGTATTCCCAAAAGGAACAAATGTAAATTTTGTCAATGTTACTCCTGACGGCATCTTGAACGTGCGCACCTATGAACGGGGTATAGAGGGGGAGACCCTTAGCTGCGGTACAGGCTCAGTGGCTGCTGCCGTGATTGCTCACCGTCTGGGCCGGACCGGGAACGAGGTCACAATAAACACACTGGGCGGAATACTCAATATCACAATCGAAAATGATCTTACATTCATGGAAGGCCCGGCTGTTACCGTATTTAACGGAACCATCCCATGA
- a CDS encoding DUF1743 domain-containing protein, with protein sequence MIIGIDDTDSVDGMCTTYLTAILTDKLKGLGDIRGLPHLIRLNPNIKYKTRGNAALAVEIDAYPDSEEQIMTTAISLVEDMADMDCENTNPGIVFLSDKERNNPGFRQDLESFMWQAMRDVLLVEDARSLIGKYGITHQGFKNGRGLIGALAACGSVLCGLPDHTYELIAYRKPGNFGTPREIDRESVFRADRETYPGTWDTVDISNNTIVFAPHSPDPILFGIRGDDIRSIENAFDIIGSEPAGLTLLYRTNQGTDFHLLDAQISDVLEERSYKLTGTVVDRPVTIRGGHMFFTLKGSGSIRCAAFEPTKGFRNIIKELIPGDKVSVYGGVADGTLNVEKIKILELAAYEKTSNPVCQTCGKRMKSAGSGQGFRCKGCNTKSDEVVRTPVDRGIRPGIYEVPPCARRHISKPLVRSAEPDVYPSR encoded by the coding sequence ATGATCATAGGAATTGATGATACAGACTCTGTAGATGGGATGTGCACCACCTATCTAACAGCCATTCTCACTGACAAACTAAAAGGACTGGGAGATATCAGGGGGCTGCCACACCTTATCAGGTTGAATCCGAACATAAAATACAAGACCCGGGGCAATGCAGCACTGGCAGTAGAGATAGATGCTTACCCGGATTCTGAAGAGCAGATAATGACTACTGCCATATCCCTTGTGGAAGACATGGCCGACATGGACTGCGAGAATACTAACCCTGGCATAGTCTTTTTAAGCGACAAGGAACGAAACAATCCTGGATTCAGGCAAGACCTGGAAAGTTTCATGTGGCAGGCCATGCGTGATGTATTATTAGTAGAGGATGCCCGCTCCCTTATTGGTAAATACGGGATAACCCACCAGGGATTCAAGAACGGTAGAGGCCTTATCGGTGCCCTGGCAGCATGCGGTTCTGTGCTGTGCGGCCTGCCCGACCACACCTATGAACTTATCGCATACCGCAAGCCAGGGAACTTCGGCACTCCAAGGGAGATCGACAGGGAATCTGTGTTCAGGGCAGACAGGGAGACTTACCCGGGAACATGGGATACAGTGGATATTTCAAATAACACTATTGTATTTGCACCACACTCCCCTGACCCTATACTGTTCGGGATCAGGGGCGACGATATCCGGTCCATTGAAAATGCTTTCGATATTATCGGCTCAGAACCTGCCGGGCTTACACTATTATACAGGACCAACCAGGGAACGGATTTTCACCTGCTTGATGCACAGATCAGTGATGTACTGGAAGAAAGGTCTTACAAGTTGACAGGGACTGTGGTTGACAGGCCAGTAACTATCAGGGGGGGTCATATGTTCTTCACCCTAAAGGGTTCAGGCAGCATCAGGTGTGCGGCCTTTGAGCCAACCAAAGGTTTCAGGAATATTATTAAAGAACTGATACCAGGCGATAAAGTGAGTGTTTATGGTGGTGTTGCAGACGGGACCCTGAATGTTGAGAAGATAAAGATACTTGAACTGGCAGCTTATGAAAAGACCAGTAATCCTGTTTGCCAAACGTGCGGCAAGCGCATGAAATCCGCAGGTAGCGGGCAGGGCTTCAGGTGCAAAGGCTGTAATACAAAAAGTGACGAGGTCGTCAGAACCCCTGTGGATAGAGGTATCAGACCAGGTATATATGAAGTGCCGCCCTGTGCCAGGAGGCATATCTCAAAACCACTGGTCAGGTCAGCCGAACCTGATGTTTATCCTTCGAGATAA
- a CDS encoding ATP-binding protein produces the protein MKEYLFQVNNWWTTGNIPSEYQDTIPREKTREIERFIDDREILTLIGPRRSGKTTIIYQLIDSLLQSGTNPKNVLYISLDDPEITLDMGDDLFIRLFESYQEIILRELKKGKIYIFIDEIQYFKGWEMWLKKYFDQYSNIKFIVSGSSSLAIKDESAALTGRNLRFLIYPFSYREFIRAKDNILIEKTVFSYENFEDAYNAALPVKNKLVLLFQEYLHCGGYPRTVNEDAGKSREILKQYFYDTIYKDVLKMYSVKDVRALESIAAYLAQNIGNRFSFRKISSALGIDVDTVIRYVRYLEETYLVFMVNYFSYSSKAVMQKEKKVYMIDTGLRNAISTSADEPVLVENCVFTHLIRKFENVSYWRDIEEVDFVVSIDNALLPVEVKYQNSIGQSDIKSVLKFCKRFKLNKGVIVTKNDLKRKIINGIEVWFIPVWLFIAVI, from the coding sequence ATGAAAGAATACCTGTTTCAGGTTAACAACTGGTGGACAACCGGTAACATCCCGTCCGAATACCAGGATACGATCCCACGTGAAAAAACAAGGGAAATTGAACGGTTCATAGATGACCGGGAGATACTGACGCTAATAGGTCCCCGCAGGTCTGGAAAAACAACCATCATTTACCAGCTTATAGACTCACTCCTGCAAAGCGGAACAAATCCGAAGAATGTCCTGTATATATCCCTGGATGATCCGGAAATAACCCTGGATATGGGAGATGACCTATTTATCAGGCTGTTTGAATCGTATCAGGAGATCATCTTACGAGAATTGAAAAAAGGGAAAATATACATCTTCATAGACGAGATCCAGTATTTCAAAGGCTGGGAGATGTGGCTGAAAAAATACTTCGACCAGTATTCGAATATAAAGTTCATTGTATCCGGTTCAAGTTCACTTGCCATAAAAGATGAATCTGCTGCTCTTACCGGACGCAATTTACGGTTCTTGATATATCCATTTTCTTACCGTGAGTTCATACGGGCTAAGGATAATATCCTGATAGAAAAAACAGTTTTTTCCTACGAAAACTTTGAAGATGCTTATAATGCTGCCCTTCCGGTAAAAAATAAACTGGTACTCTTATTCCAGGAATATCTTCACTGTGGCGGCTATCCAAGAACAGTTAATGAGGACGCTGGCAAATCCAGGGAAATATTAAAACAGTATTTCTATGATACGATATACAAAGATGTTTTAAAAATGTATTCTGTCAAGGATGTAAGGGCTCTTGAGAGTATTGCAGCGTATCTTGCACAGAATATCGGTAACAGGTTTAGCTTTAGGAAAATTTCATCTGCCCTTGGTATTGATGTGGATACCGTGATAAGGTATGTCAGGTATCTTGAGGAAACGTACCTTGTTTTCATGGTGAATTATTTTTCCTATTCATCAAAAGCGGTGATGCAAAAAGAAAAGAAGGTCTACATGATAGATACAGGGCTCAGGAATGCTATTTCCACATCTGCTGATGAACCTGTACTGGTGGAAAATTGTGTATTCACCCATTTGATCAGGAAATTTGAAAACGTCAGTTACTGGCGGGATATTGAAGAGGTGGACTTTGTAGTTTCAATTGATAATGCACTGTTACCTGTAGAAGTTAAATACCAGAATTCAATAGGCCAGAGCGACATCAAATCTGTTTTGAAATTCTGTAAGAGATTCAAGTTAAATAAAGGTGTCATAGTCACAAAGAATGATCTTAAAAGAAAAATAATCAATGGGATTGAAGTCTGGTTCATTCCTGTATGGCTGTTTATAGCAGTAATATAG
- a CDS encoding flavodoxin family protein translates to MKILALMASPRKEGNTDILIDKVINGAQAAGHQAEKLYLYDLNLLPCIDCRNCSSGDRFCSRDDDMQDIYPRIDAADVILFGTPLYWYGPTGPMKLLMDRLLPYSETDKLKGKRAVLIIPSAEGADACEPVVTMFRLSLDYLSVDIADVLLPTAYGKGEISGNVEELDRAYRIGAAL, encoded by the coding sequence ATGAAAATACTTGCACTTATGGCCAGCCCCAGAAAAGAGGGAAATACAGACATACTGATCGACAAGGTCATTAACGGCGCACAGGCTGCCGGACACCAGGCTGAAAAACTATACTTGTACGACCTCAACCTCCTGCCATGCATAGACTGCCGCAACTGCAGTTCAGGTGACAGGTTCTGCAGCAGGGATGACGACATGCAGGACATCTACCCCAGGATCGATGCTGCTGATGTGATCCTGTTTGGCACACCTCTGTACTGGTACGGACCCACTGGACCAATGAAGCTATTGATGGACAGGCTGCTACCATACAGCGAGACTGATAAGTTGAAAGGCAAACGGGCAGTGCTGATAATCCCTTCTGCCGAGGGGGCTGATGCATGTGAGCCTGTTGTTACGATGTTCAGGCTGTCCCTGGACTACCTGAGTGTGGATATAGCAGATGTATTGCTGCCAACGGCTTACGGGAAAGGCGAGATTTCCGGGAATGTCGAAGAGCTGGACCGGGCTTATAGGATAGGGGCTGCCCTGTAG
- a CDS encoding tetratricopeptide repeat protein produces the protein MGKSMITEKIRISPYLHREITDLVEDGDFASFSDFVNIAVSSFLSRNFGLIEEEEEDNISSLEMPVTLLYLALINKGIITQEDMGDLLEKLKNNELDNSIIENFFSDFMDNMVEYDMFDMLDMGKQFEMEKSYEAAEQVYKDIIDKFPEDFEPNFDLGRLYLKLGKKKDSQTQLKIALKKAKEMEEDEEIIEMISSEIKKTK, from the coding sequence ATGGGAAAATCAATGATTACCGAGAAGATACGCATATCACCCTATTTGCACAGGGAAATAACTGATCTTGTTGAAGATGGCGATTTTGCTTCTTTTTCGGATTTTGTAAATATAGCAGTTTCGAGTTTTTTATCAAGAAACTTTGGTTTGATTGAAGAAGAAGAAGAAGACAATATCTCATCTTTAGAGATGCCTGTAACGTTGTTATATTTGGCATTGATCAATAAAGGCATAATAACACAAGAGGATATGGGCGACCTTCTAGAGAAATTAAAAAATAACGAATTGGATAATTCAATAATTGAAAACTTTTTCAGCGATTTTATGGATAATATGGTTGAGTACGATATGTTTGATATGCTGGATATGGGAAAACAATTTGAAATGGAAAAATCCTATGAGGCTGCTGAACAGGTATACAAGGACATAATAGATAAGTTTCCTGAAGATTTTGAGCCTAATTTTGATCTGGGCCGCCTATATTTAAAATTGGGTAAAAAGAAAGACAGCCAAACCCAACTTAAAATTGCTCTTAAAAAAGCAAAGGAAATGGAGGAAGATGAGGAAATAATTGAAATGATATCTTCAGAGATAAAAAAGACAAAATAA
- a CDS encoding MBL fold metallo-hydrolase: protein MKIILLGTGVAIPQKDRVQSGLIVDAGCDNGYSPVLFDCGCGVLQRIFQSGYRHTHITSVFLSHLHLDHCGDLLALVKANWLCDTIKMNLWGPVGTGQWLDDLLAAYPYMQDKVDIRITELVPGQVVGVDGLEVECLHTVHALPSLGFKVTSGGKTMLYSGDTEPVDDIVKASEGIDLLIHECSFPDTFEVTNHTTPGTLAEKIEGTSIGRIVLTHLYPQTRGFEAGMVKVLAEACGCLVEIGYDLQIIEV from the coding sequence ATGAAAATTATTCTGCTTGGAACCGGTGTTGCCATACCACAAAAGGACAGGGTGCAGTCCGGGCTGATAGTGGATGCAGGATGCGATAATGGATATAGTCCTGTACTTTTTGATTGCGGTTGCGGTGTACTGCAGAGAATTTTCCAGAGCGGATACAGGCATACCCACATCACCAGTGTGTTCCTTTCCCACCTGCATCTGGACCATTGCGGCGACCTGCTGGCACTGGTCAAGGCAAACTGGCTTTGTGATACAATCAAAATGAACTTGTGGGGTCCTGTGGGTACCGGGCAGTGGCTGGACGACCTGCTGGCAGCCTATCCGTACATGCAGGACAAGGTAGATATCAGGATAACGGAACTTGTGCCCGGTCAGGTGGTAGGGGTCGATGGGCTGGAAGTGGAATGTCTACACACGGTCCATGCCCTGCCTTCGCTGGGGTTCAAGGTAACATCAGGGGGGAAGACCATGCTCTATTCAGGAGATACCGAACCTGTGGATGATATCGTAAAAGCGTCAGAGGGCATCGACCTGCTCATCCATGAGTGTTCGTTCCCTGACACCTTTGAAGTGACCAACCACACCACCCCTGGCACCCTGGCAGAAAAAATCGAGGGAACTTCAATAGGGCGGATCGTACTTACCCACCTGTATCCCCAGACCAGGGGATTCGAGGCCGGGATGGTTAAGGTGCTGGCAGAAGCCTGCGGGTGTCTTGTGGAGATCGGATATGACCTGCAGATCATTGAGGTTTGA
- a CDS encoding cysteine desulfurase, with the protein MFNPPDIRKDFPVLEKYVYLDSAATTQTPRQVVEAMCDYFYNYAANHGRGAHRLARETTNHYEDAREAVAGFLCGEYEHTIFTRNTTESINMVALGLDWEAGDHVVTTHVEHHSNLLPWLSLKEKGVEITAVTPNPDGTVDPKDIDSAITEQTKLVALTHVSNVFGSVMDVEEITKIAHRNGCMSLVDAAQSVGHMPFDVKKIDCDFMAVSGHKGMLGPQGTGVLYLKDTDSIKPVYLGGGTIYAMTGDDYKLEDAPGRFEYGTPNIPGVIGLGRSVEYVKSLGVEDIQRHEEALGRDAAKRLSEIDKVEVYGPQDRAAVVPFNVVGLNSHDVAMILDETRKICVRSGYHCAIPSVNFLKVEGTIRASFGAYNLTEEVDLLVDTVEQIATTLT; encoded by the coding sequence ATGTTCAATCCTCCAGACATACGCAAGGACTTTCCTGTACTTGAGAAATATGTATACCTTGACAGTGCAGCCACCACCCAGACACCGCGCCAGGTTGTGGAAGCCATGTGCGACTATTTCTACAATTATGCCGCCAACCACGGCCGGGGCGCACACAGGCTTGCCAGGGAGACCACCAACCATTACGAGGATGCCAGGGAAGCCGTTGCCGGATTCCTTTGCGGGGAATACGAACATACCATATTCACCCGCAACACCACCGAGAGTATCAATATGGTAGCATTGGGACTTGACTGGGAGGCCGGCGACCATGTGGTAACCACCCATGTTGAGCATCATTCCAATTTGCTGCCTTGGCTCAGTTTAAAAGAAAAAGGCGTGGAAATAACAGCAGTTACACCAAATCCGGATGGAACAGTTGATCCTAAGGACATTGACAGTGCCATTACTGAACAAACAAAACTGGTAGCACTAACTCATGTATCCAACGTATTTGGCTCTGTTATGGATGTGGAAGAAATAACAAAGATCGCTCATCGAAATGGCTGCATGTCACTGGTAGATGCCGCACAGAGCGTGGGCCACATGCCTTTTGACGTGAAGAAGATTGATTGCGACTTCATGGCAGTGTCCGGTCATAAAGGAATGCTCGGACCCCAGGGTACAGGCGTGCTGTATTTGAAGGATACCGATTCCATCAAGCCTGTATACCTTGGCGGCGGCACAATTTATGCCATGACCGGGGACGATTATAAACTGGAGGATGCGCCCGGGCGGTTCGAGTATGGTACGCCAAATATTCCGGGCGTTATAGGACTGGGCAGGAGTGTGGAATATGTGAAGTCATTGGGCGTAGAAGATATTCAGCGGCATGAAGAAGCTCTGGGCAGGGACGCTGCCAAACGGCTTTCTGAGATAGATAAGGTGGAGGTGTACGGACCACAGGACAGGGCTGCTGTGGTACCCTTCAATGTAGTGGGCTTAAATTCCCATGATGTAGCCATGATACTGGATGAGACCCGCAAGATTTGCGTGCGCAGCGGCTATCACTGTGCCATCCCCAGCGTCAACTTCCTCAAGGTTGAGGGGACTATCAGGGCTTCCTTTGGTGCATACAACCTGACCGAAGAAGTGGACCTGCTGGTAGATACAGTGGAGCAGATAGCTACCACCCTGACCTGA